The genomic window GGCAACAGTTATCACTGGGATATCCTTGAAGGAAAAAATATTGTCATAATCGGCGGCGGCTTTGCCTTTACCACGCTTCGCTCCTCCATAGTATATATGCTTGATCCTGCGAATCGCCCGAATTTCAAAGAAATCCATGTGATTTATGGCGCACGGTCTCCCGGAATGCTCCTTTACAGGGATGAACTTGCTGAGTGGGAAACTCGTGATGATATTAATATGCATATTACCGTGGACAGCACAGATGATCCGGACTGGAAATACAATGTAGGATTTGTACCAACAATCACCGAGCAGAAAGCGCCTCCGGCCACTGCAGACACCTACGCAATTATTTGCGGCCCGCCGATCATGATTAAGTTTACCCAGCCGGTATTAGACAAGCTTGGCTACGCCCATGATCACATAATAATGTCCCTTGAAATGCGAATGAAGTGCGGCATTGGAATTTGCGGCAGGTGCAATATTGGAAAAGAATTCATATGCAAAGACGGACCGGTTTTTACGCTAGCCCAGCTAAACAGTATGCCAAAGGAATATTGAGACATATTAAACTTTTTACAAAACAGTCCTTTTTTAATATTGACATTTATCAATCTATAATATATAATTTTTTAAATTAATTAATGTGAAATTAAAAGGCGAAACGCTATAATATTTTTTAAAAAAGGAGGATTTTTAAATGCCAACAGTTGAATTTATGGGTAAAACTTTTACCGTAGATGAGGACGGATTTATTGATGATTTTAAAAATTGGTGCCCTGAGTGGGAACAGTGGGTGAAAAAGGAAGAGGGCATTGAAGAGCTCAATGAGGAACATAAAAAGCTTGTTGCAGTTCTTCGCGAATATTATGAAAAAAATGGAATTGCTCCAATGGTTCGAATACTTTCCAAGGTTACAGGATTCAAACTGAAACATATATATGAGCTTTATCCGTCTGGACCAGGCAAGGGAGCATGTAAGATGGCCGGTCTTCCAAAACCTACAGGATGCGTCTAAGTCAAGAAATCAATGGCCTGTTTAACATATTTTTAAGTAAAAAAGCTCCGCATATTATGCGGGGCTTTTTTTATTAAGGTAAAAATAATCATGTCTTCAATGGATGATATAGACAGAGAAATTCTAAACAGGATACAGTCCGACTTTCCGATAACCCCCCGCCCCTATCTTACCGTGGCTAATGATCTGGGTCTTTCCGAAGATGATGTTTTAAAGCGACTTGCCGTGTTGAAGAAAAAAAGGATTATCAGGCGAATAGGGGGTAACTTTGTCCCTGAAAAATTAGGATTTGTCAGCACCCTCTGCGCAGCAAAGGTGCCGAAAAGTAAAATTGAATTCTTTGCTAAGGAAGTAAACAGCCATCCTGGAGTAACTCATAATTATAAACGGGATAACAGGTATAATATATGGTTTACCTTTATTGCTCCATCCATGGAGGAAATAGAAAAAAACCTTAAAAAGATCTCCGATAAAACGGGAATAACAGACATTATCAATCTGCCTGCAACAAAGGTTTTTAAGATAAAGGCTCACTTTGATCTATAGCAGGTTGTGAGAATTAATTAATGAAGGATATAAGGGTTGCGGTTGCTATTTTCAATTCGCCTGTCAATAAAACCGAGCATAATATTGACCGCATGGCCAGGTGGGTAAAGGAAGCAAAGAGGAAAGGCGCTGAAATAATCTGTTTCCCTGAAATGAATGTTACAGGGTACTGTATACATAAGGATATTAATGAGATAGCAGAGCCTGTTTCAGGCAGGGTAACACAAGACCTTTTACGTTTAGCCGGAGAGGAAAAAATTGTTATTCTTGCGGGTATGGCTGAGAAAGACGTAACAGGCCGGATATTTGCGAGCCACCTGGTTATTACGCCTGACGGTGTTTCAGGTATATATCGAAAGCTGCATATAGCTCCCCCTGAAACCCCTTTTTTTACTCCGGGCACCGAAATTCCGCTGTTTGAGACAAGAGGAGTAAAATTTGGAATTCAGCTTTGTTATGATGCGCATTTCCCCGGGCTTTCCGAACATATGGCTATAAATGGAGCGGAAATAATCTTCATTCCACATGCATCTCCAAGAGGAACTCCGGACAAAAAATTCATGTCATGGATGCGGCATCTTCCTGCAAGAGCTTATGATAACAGCCTTTTTATTATCGCATGTAACCAGACAGGTAAAAACGGCAAAGGGCTTACTTTCCCGGGCGTGTCGGTGATAATCGGTCCATGCGGCAAAATTATAAAGAAAAGGATAAGCAGCAGGGAGGGTATAATGGTCGGAGATTTAAAGGCTGATGACTTGGCCAGGGTGCGAAATAACAGGATGCATTTTTTCCTTCCGAACAGAAGGCCATGTCTGTATAAACGTCTCGAAATTTCTACAACCTATTGGAATTCCTGTGACTTTGGTCGAGTAGTTAAATAGTCGAGTTGTAAGGGTTCTTGAACCACTCGACCACTTGTAAGCGAAGCCGAACTAAGTTCTATGATTTTCTGCTTCGTATATAATCCAGAAGATATGCTATCCCGACCAGAAAAACAGCAAGACCGGCTACATGGAAAACATCGGTTTGAGCATAAAAAAATCGTGTTAAAATAACCGCAAAAACAACTCCGAGTATGGCCCTGATTACAAATATATGAAATTGATTCAAAATAATTACCTGCAATATAATTTATTATAAGAAACTTTGATGAACTCGTAAAAAGTCATACACCAAGTCATTGCGAGGAGCGCAACGACGAAGCAATCTAATAAATATAAGCACTTATCTTATACGAGATTGCTTCGCTTTGCTCACAATGACATATTCTGGATGCCGGATCAAGTCCGGCATGACGATTTCGAGACTTTTTACGAGTTTATCAACATTAAAGATTTGTGTCAAATTTATCTGTTTTTTTCTTTACTTAATTATCAGTTATTGTTATAAATAAATTTTTTAGATGTTAAGTGTAATAAAGGGGGCGTTTTGAGCAAAGTGGAAAATCTTTCCGTCGTAGCATGCTGAAAACATTAGATTTCTCCCTGTCGTCGATCTGCTGGTCGATCCGGCAGAGCCCTTTGGCGGACGCTGAACCCGATTTTTTACAAGTTCAGCAACAGTTGGAAAGTGAGCAAAATCGTCTTATATAATAAGGTTACAGGAGGATTATAAAAATGGACATCAGCAGGAAGTTGGGTATTTTAGTTTTTTGTGCTGTACCGGCGATTGTTGGCGGAGGTATTGTTTACGCTATTTTTGGGAATTATGCCCCTGTTTTCATATATGAAATCCTTCTTTTATTCGTAGCTTTCGGCATTATCAGCAAGTAAAACTGGGTGTTCGAAAAATCCCGGATTTTGAGGCCAGGGACAAGGGATAAAAATCTTACTGCCGGCGTCTGCCTGTGCGTTGCATCTGTCTGCGCGCTATTTTTCACCAAACAGGCCCGAACGGGCCGTTTCCGGATCGAAATTTTATTCCAAGCAGTAAATTATTAGTACTTATTGATTTTGTTCTTGGAGATACTATGCGAGATGGTAATTCTCGAAATATCATTTTTTGGTTTTTTCTGAGCCTTTTTATTCTTTCAATTGCAATGCTCACATGGCTTATATGGCCATTTATATCGATAATTATTCTTGCCTCTGTTATGACAGGAATTTTCAGCCCTGTTTTTAATTTAATAAAAGTAAAAGATAAAATAACACCCCCTTTTGCCTCATTTTTAACCTGCGCTCTAATATTTTTTGTCGTGCTTATTCCAATAGTATTTTTTATTGGCATACTATCAAAAGAGGCACATGATCTTTATGTAACCGCAAAAGGTGCATTATTAAATGACCATATAAAAAATCTTATTTCAAGCAGCGGTCTTCTTGAAAAAGCAAACCTTTTGCTTAAGAATTTCAATGTTGAAATAACTGGAGATGCTCTAAACAAGACTATCTCAGAAATTGGTAAAATTATCGGTCTTTTTCTTTACGAGCAGGCCAGATCAATCGCCTCGAATACACTTGCGTTTTTTGCAAACATATTTCTCATGCTTCTTGTTATCTATTTTCTTTTAATTGACGGCGCCAGGCTGATTTCTTTTATTACAGACCTTTCCCCGCTCCCTAAAGAACAGGACGAAAAATTAATTCAAAAGTTCAAGGATATGGCGGGAGCCATTCTGATCGGCAACGGGCTTGGTGGTTTGATTCAGGGAATCCTGGGCGGAACAGTTTTTATGCTGTTTGGTTTAAAATCACCTTTTCTGTGGGGTGTGATAATGGCTCTGCTTGCATTTCTTCCTATAGTAGGAATAGGAGTTGTATTTATACCTGCGGCCATATATCTTTTTTTAAAAGGACAGATCGGCGCAGCTATTTTCTTTGTTATTTTTTATATAATCATTTCCGGCACCATTGAATATATCTTCAAGCCAAAAATAGTGGGCCAGCGCGTTAAAATGCATACACTTCTTGTATTCTTTTCCATAATCGGAGGCCTTAAGCTGTTTGGAATTGTTGGCATTATATACGGCCCGCTTGTTGTAACCGCATTTTTGACCCTGACCGATATTTATCATGCCAGCTACCGGAAACTGCTTGGGCCAAAGGAATTGACATAATGTATACTGGAAAAATGTCGGAAATCAGCATTGAAAACGAAATGAAAAAATCTTATCTTGATTATGCCATGAGCGTGATCATAGGAAGGGCTTTGCCGGATGTGCGTGACGGCCTGAAACCTGTCCATCGACGCGTACTGTTTGCAATGCGTGAGCTCAAAAACGACTGGAATAAACCTTATAAAAAGTCTGCCCGAATTGTCGGAGATGTTATCGGCAAATACCATCCTCATGGCGATACTGCTGTCTATGACACGATTGTGAGGATGGCGCAGGATTTTTCTTTAAGGTATCCCCTTATAAACGGCCAGGGAAATTTTGGCTCTGTTGACGGGGATTCTCCTGCTGCAATGAGATACACAGAGATCAGAATGATGCGCCTGGCGCATGAGATGCTGGATGATCTGGATAAAGAAACAGTTGAATGGACCGCTAATTATGATGAATCATTGAATGAGCCTTCAGTGCTTCCTGCTAAGATTCCCAATCTTTTGATCAATGGTTCTTCCGGCATAGCGGTCGGCATGGCAACCAATATTCCGCCGCATAATCTTTCTGAAATAATTACAGCAATAAATGCGATAATAGACAATAATGCAATTTCATGTCAGGACCTTATAAAACTGGTGCCTGGTCCCGACTTCCCTACAGGCGGCATTATTCACGGAACAACCGGTATATTTAACGCGTATAAAACCGGACGCGGTATAATCCGTGTAAGAGCAAGAATTCAAATCGAAAAGGACAAAAGAACACAAAGTGAAACCATAATAATTACAGAACTCCCTTATCAGGTTAACAAAGCCAGACTTATTGAAAAGATTGCCGAAATGATAAGGCACAAGCAAATAGAAGGGATAAGATATGTAAGGGATGAATCCGACAGAGAGGGAATGCGGATCGCTATCAGCCTTAAGAAAGATCAGGTTCCGGGGGTGGTTATTAATCAGCTTTATAAGCACACACAGATTGAAAACACCTTTGGCATTATACTTCTTGCTATTGTAAACAATCAGCCAAAACTTCTATCTTTAAAAGAGATCCTTAAATATTTTATTCTTCACCGCAAAAACATAATTATTCGGCGGACCACCTATGACTTGAAAAAGGCACAGGAGCGCGCGCATATACTTGAAGGCTTGAAAATCGCCCTTGATAATCTTGACGATGTTATTTCCCTTATTAAAAAATCAAAATCCCCTGTTGATGCAAAAGCAGGTCTGATTCAAAAATTTAACTTAAGCACAATCCAGGCTCAGGCAATATTGGATATGCGCCTGCAAAGGCTTACCGGTCTTGAACGCGAAAAAATATTAGAAGAATACAAGAACGTTTTACAAGATATCACAAGATTCAAAGAAATACTTGCCAGCGAAAAAATGGTGGAACAAATCATCAAAGAGGAGCTTTCCGAGATACAAAACGAATTCGGAGATCCTCGCCGCACTGAAATACTGGAAGCTACAAAGGAGATTACAATAGAGGACATGATTGTTGAAGAGGATATGGTCGTTACCATATCCAGCAGCGGTTATATAAAACGGAATCCGATTACCCTTTATCAAAGC from Anaerolineae bacterium includes these protein-coding regions:
- a CDS encoding nitrilase-related carbon-nitrogen hydrolase, which gives rise to MKDIRVAVAIFNSPVNKTEHNIDRMARWVKEAKRKGAEIICFPEMNVTGYCIHKDINEIAEPVSGRVTQDLLRLAGEEKIVILAGMAEKDVTGRIFASHLVITPDGVSGIYRKLHIAPPETPFFTPGTEIPLFETRGVKFGIQLCYDAHFPGLSEHMAINGAEIIFIPHASPRGTPDKKFMSWMRHLPARAYDNSLFIIACNQTGKNGKGLTFPGVSVIIGPCGKIIKKRISSREGIMVGDLKADDLARVRNNRMHFFLPNRRPCLYKRLEISTTYWNSCDFGRVVK
- a CDS encoding TusE/DsrC/DsvC family sulfur relay protein yields the protein MPTVEFMGKTFTVDEDGFIDDFKNWCPEWEQWVKKEEGIEELNEEHKKLVAVLREYYEKNGIAPMVRILSKVTGFKLKHIYELYPSGPGKGACKMAGLPKPTGCV
- the gyrA gene encoding DNA gyrase subunit A, with the translated sequence MYTGKMSEISIENEMKKSYLDYAMSVIIGRALPDVRDGLKPVHRRVLFAMRELKNDWNKPYKKSARIVGDVIGKYHPHGDTAVYDTIVRMAQDFSLRYPLINGQGNFGSVDGDSPAAMRYTEIRMMRLAHEMLDDLDKETVEWTANYDESLNEPSVLPAKIPNLLINGSSGIAVGMATNIPPHNLSEIITAINAIIDNNAISCQDLIKLVPGPDFPTGGIIHGTTGIFNAYKTGRGIIRVRARIQIEKDKRTQSETIIITELPYQVNKARLIEKIAEMIRHKQIEGIRYVRDESDREGMRIAISLKKDQVPGVVINQLYKHTQIENTFGIILLAIVNNQPKLLSLKEILKYFILHRKNIIIRRTTYDLKKAQERAHILEGLKIALDNLDDVISLIKKSKSPVDAKAGLIQKFNLSTIQAQAILDMRLQRLTGLEREKILEEYKNVLQDITRFKEILASEKMVEQIIKEELSEIQNEFGDPRRTEILEATKEITIEDMIVEEDMVVTISSSGYIKRNPITLYQSQRRGGKGKTAMGIKDEDFVKHLFVASTHHTFLFFTNLGKVYWRKVYDIPQAGRLSRGKAIVNFLNFAKDEKLATVLDVPSFEPGYHIIKATKKGLVKKTDLMAYSRPRAGGIIALKLAADDELIGTRITDGTMNVFLCSAMGKSIRFHESDVRSTGRVASGVRGLRLAPGDPIVGMEVLSHGQTLFTATENGYGKRTSIDEYPVQKRGGKGVITIKTSERNGLVVAMLLVEEDDDLMLMTNSGKIIRIPIKGISIISRNTQGVKLIDINPGEKVVGAAGLAEKEEERVIQLNE
- a CDS encoding AI-2E family transporter, producing MRDGNSRNIIFWFFLSLFILSIAMLTWLIWPFISIIILASVMTGIFSPVFNLIKVKDKITPPFASFLTCALIFFVVLIPIVFFIGILSKEAHDLYVTAKGALLNDHIKNLISSSGLLEKANLLLKNFNVEITGDALNKTISEIGKIIGLFLYEQARSIASNTLAFFANIFLMLLVIYFLLIDGARLISFITDLSPLPKEQDEKLIQKFKDMAGAILIGNGLGGLIQGILGGTVFMLFGLKSPFLWGVIMALLAFLPIVGIGVVFIPAAIYLFLKGQIGAAIFFVIFYIIISGTIEYIFKPKIVGQRVKMHTLLVFFSIIGGLKLFGIVGIIYGPLVVTAFLTLTDIYHASYRKLLGPKELT
- a CDS encoding FAD/NAD(P)-binding protein yields the protein MQNPYLPYPVRIEEIITETEDKNIKTFKLVFLNPDDEKNFSYKAGQFAELSVAGKGEAPIGIASSPTEKGYLMFTINKAGLVTTALHCMKPGDIIGIRGPLGNSYHWDILEGKNIVIIGGGFAFTTLRSSIVYMLDPANRPNFKEIHVIYGARSPGMLLYRDELAEWETRDDINMHITVDSTDDPDWKYNVGFVPTITEQKAPPATADTYAIICGPPIMIKFTQPVLDKLGYAHDHIIMSLEMRMKCGIGICGRCNIGKEFICKDGPVFTLAQLNSMPKEY
- a CDS encoding AsnC family transcriptional regulator, encoding MDDIDREILNRIQSDFPITPRPYLTVANDLGLSEDDVLKRLAVLKKKRIIRRIGGNFVPEKLGFVSTLCAAKVPKSKIEFFAKEVNSHPGVTHNYKRDNRYNIWFTFIAPSMEEIEKNLKKISDKTGITDIINLPATKVFKIKAHFDL